The Oscillospiraceae bacterium genome contains a region encoding:
- the gap gene encoding type I glyceraldehyde-3-phosphate dehydrogenase — MSVKVAINGFGRIGRLAFRQMFGAEGYEVVAINDLTSPKMLAHLLKYDTAQGRYDGHTVESDETSITVDGKKIEILAEKDPANLPWGKIGVDVVLECTGFFTSKEKASAHITAGAKKVVISAPAGNDLPTIVYSVNEKTLKADDKIISAASCTTNCLAPMAAALNSYAPIQSGIMSTIHAYTGDQMVLDGPHRKGDLRRARAAAANIVPNSTGAAKAIGLVIPELNGKLIGSAQRVPVPTGSTTILVAVVKGENVTKEGINAAMKAASSDSFGYTEEELVSSDIIGIRYGSLFDATQTMVTSIGDGLYQVQVVAWYDNENSYTSQMVRTIKYFAEI; from the coding sequence ATGAGTGTAAAAGTTGCTATTAACGGTTTTGGCCGTATCGGCCGTCTTGCTTTCAGACAAATGTTTGGAGCAGAGGGTTATGAAGTTGTTGCTATAAATGACCTTACAAGCCCTAAAATGCTTGCTCATCTTTTAAAGTATGACACAGCACAAGGACGTTATGACGGTCACACAGTTGAGTCTGATGAGACTTCTATCACAGTTGATGGAAAGAAAATTGAAATCCTTGCAGAGAAAGACCCTGCAAATCTTCCTTGGGGAAAAATCGGTGTAGACGTTGTTCTTGAGTGCACAGGTTTCTTTACATCTAAGGAAAAGGCTTCTGCTCATATCACAGCAGGCGCTAAGAAAGTAGTTATTTCTGCTCCTGCAGGAAATGACCTTCCCACAATCGTTTACAGCGTTAACGAGAAAACTCTTAAGGCTGATGACAAAATTATTTCTGCAGCATCCTGCACAACAAACTGCTTAGCTCCTATGGCAGCAGCTCTTAACAGCTATGCTCCCATTCAGAGCGGTATTATGTCTACAATTCACGCTTACACAGGCGACCAGATGGTTCTTGACGGTCCTCACAGAAAGGGCGACCTCAGAAGAGCACGTGCTGCTGCAGCAAACATTGTTCCTAACTCCACAGGTGCTGCTAAAGCTATCGGCCTTGTTATCCCTGAGCTTAACGGTAAGCTTATCGGTTCTGCACAGAGAGTTCCTGTTCCCACAGGTTCAACAACAATTCTTGTTGCTGTTGTTAAGGGCGAAAACGTAACTAAAGAAGGCATCAACGCTGCTATGAAGGCTGCTTCTTCAGATTCCTTCGGATATACAGAGGAAGAGCTTGTTTCCTCCGATATCATCGGTATTAGATACGGTTCACTTTTTGATGCTACACAGACAATGGTTACTTCTATCGGCGACGGTCTTTATCAGGTACAGGTAGTTGCTTGGTATGACAACGAGAATTCTTACACAAGCCAGATGGTAAGAACAATCAAATATTTCGCTGAAATATAA